ACAGAGTGGCACAGACGTTACAAGCGCTATACGCTGCCAAGGAGAGAAATCAGAGCTAATCAGCTGCTATGATGGTCAGATCCCAAATTGAGGCGGATCCAAAGTGTTGTGGAATCCATGGTTAGTGTGGAGGATATATATTGAGAACACTGGTCTGTTTGATTATACAGGGAAAATCCAAGAAGGAAATGTTTGAGAAAAACATTGTGTGGGAGTTCCTTCGCTGTTGTGCAGCAGCtttgttgtttgatttttaCTCCCACTGTACTATAGTTTAACTAAAACCCATGTTTATATCTGAACATAGTTATGTATAAAGAAACTGAATGTTGGAAATACATGTATTGATGATGTTCTTAATAAAGTGGTTTTGGAGTTTAATCTAGCATCAGATGGATTTATTCCTGAACTGAGCTCAAGCAActtttgacttttgtttgtttacccACACTGTGTAATGGAGTATCtttgaaataatttatttatgttGATAACAGTGCAGTATCTGTGCCTATATGCAGGGGACGTTATATTGTTTTTAATATAGTTTTTGATGTTACAAAACAtagagcaagaaaaaaaagttgatcAACTGGTGGAGCAAATACTGCAATAAAGTTTTCTTATGTCTTTGTTactggtttgtgtgtttgtaaaatatTTCTGATAAAAAATAAGGACATTTAATCATTGTGTAGTGACTTATATAAAGTAGGTGTCAGTGTGCATCATTAGGTATTATAATAACTTTGCAATAGTAGACTTTTTCTTCACGATGTCTCATTTTACTCCACAGATTATGGGATGTACCTAGCGAATAAAAGACTCATATCACTTATTTGgagaatttaaaacaaaaaaaacccaaaacacattAACTGGACACGGTCtcacatttattatttgattATGAGAATCTCGGCACAGGTATATTGCACATGTCAATAATTGGCCAACAGGGGGAGCTTGTCGCTCCAttcactggggaaaaaaacgacGAGGAAGAAAAGCCGGAAGTAAACCTTTCACCCCAGCCGCGGTGCACGAGGTTGGCGGGCTGCTTAGTTTGTTTCACCTAGTTTTGATTGTATGGTATAAGCCGGTGACGAAAACATTTCAGTAAAGCTCGGAATTACATAAAACCTAATCTGTAAGTCGGATCATCTTTATGTTTTTGGAGGGTGGAAATAACCCTTTCTTAGCTAAATAGTAGCTTCATGCTAAATTACTTTTGTACTAGCATTCAGTTACTGGTAGTGTTCGAATTATACCGGGGAAGAGGGGGGGTGTCAGCGGTTTTTTCTGGTGACGTCACTTTACCCGTAATTTAAATAGCCTTCACAATGTTTCTATAAGGATTTTTCTCCGAAATAAGACGCTCAACCCGACTTACGAGGTCGCTTTGCCCTCTTTCCAAGCTGGGCGTAATGTCGCGCGCCACAGACAGTCGATAAATACTGCAGCACAGCTAACCTAGCATAACCAGCTAAGCTAGCATACCCAGCTAACCAAATAACAGTATGCATTTTAAATAAGTTTTCATCCGACAACATTGTCGTCTGTGAGAGATGACTAGCTGCATGCACAGGGACGTACGCCTCCTTCCTTCGCTTTCTCTGAAACCTGTAACTGACAGCTTTCGGAGCTAGTTAGCGAGAGTAGAATCAGCCAATTCAAGGGAGCTCTGAAGGACTGGAGTTAATTGATGGATTTAATTGGATAGTTAATAATCTACTTGAAATACAACAGAGCACATTGGTGTACATGGCAATATTTGAGTGTGTTCAGATCTCCCAATAATGGCTTCTCCATTACTATTAACAGTTATAATATTTGAGGTCTTATATCTTTAGTGTTACTCACAGAACGTGTTTTTTATGCAACTAATTTATAGATAACTCGCTAGAGGTATCCCAGCCATGCCTTCCAGCGCTGGACCCAACAGCCCCGGTGCTGCACTCGCTGAAGCGCTGGAAAACTCTGTCCGGATGATTGATCGACACTTGCAGGATGATCGCTGCTTTCCTGACCTGTCGGAGCTGCTCAGCATTCCTTCTCACAGTAAGCTGCCTTTACTGGAAGCCAAAGCCAGTCTGCTGCAGTGGCAGGAACAGTAACTAAAGTCTCATGTACTTGTTGGTGAATAAGTTCCCTTTTAGATAAAAAGGTTTGGCGCAAACAACCTTGTCAAAGGTGTTGCTTCCAATAGAAAATAAACCACTACCATTCTTGCTAGATATGCCGTCCGTGTCTGGAGTGTCGGACATGGACTATCCTCTCCAAGGATCCGGTTTGCTCAGCGTGCCAAATCTGCCAGAGCTCAATGCAGTCCGCCGGGTCCCTCTGCCGCCTGAGCTGGTGGAGCAATTCAGCCGTATCCTTTCAGTCATTCCCAATGATGCTGCTAGAATGCTTGTGGATGAACCCATAGGCATCATTCAgccatttcctgtttgattcAGTGCTTTAATCCTAAATGCTTGACAGATATGCAGTGTAACTGCATGATGGGAGTTTTCCCAGAGATCTGCCGTGCCTGGCTCACTATCGACAATGATATTTTCATGTGGAATTATGAAGATGGGTAAGGACATTCATTTCATTAGGGTAGTGCTGTTTATTAACACTTAAACCGGAGTGACGAAGgttattttatatttgatttCAGAGGAGATGTGGCCTATTTTGATGGCCTTATTGAAACCATTCTGGCTGTAGGTCTTGTAAAACCCAAACAAGGTATTTGCCCTCAAACTTTGaattgtttgtcatgttttagTTACCCCATTATGTTCTGTTTTGCTTATgcatgtctttttttgtttccccaCAGGGATATTGCAACCACACATTCACTACCTCTTGGTACTAGCAACCTCTGTGGATGTTGTGATTCTGGGCCTGAGCTTCCCCAAAGGCCAAGCTGGTGAGTTCTGCTCGGGGTTAACTAGAATTCACCAGGGTTTTATCTTTAAAATGTGTTGAGAGAAGAACGGCGACCTTTTTCCATAATCATCCTCGCGTCTGTCAATTCTGTTGCAGGTTTGAACGACAGCATGTCTGGTgggatgcagctgctgccagatCCGCTTTTCTCAATCCCTACAGACAACACCTACATGgtctccatcacatccacagacCTGGGGCGTATTTTTATGGCAGGAAAGGACGGCTGCCTCTATGAGATAGCTTACCAAGCTGAGGCAGGGTGGCTGAGCCAACGCTGCAGGAAAATCAACCACTCCAAGAGTTCCCTGTCCTTCCTTATCCCCTCTGTTCTCCAGTTCTCCTTTTCTGAAGACGGTAACTTTTGGGCTTTTTTCCTTCcgcaacagaaaacacagctaTGTTCGATTCAAGCTTTGGTGTCATTCTGTCCCACAGATCCCGTCGTCCAGATTGCTATTGACAACACCAGAAACACGCTATTTACACGCTCTGAAAaaggtgttctgcaggtacCGTGTACAGCTATACACGACTGCATGTTGGTTCTAAACAGTTGGGAAATGTGAATATTTGATGACAGCAACGCTAAACTAACCAGcaccttttttgggggggttgttaGGTGTATGACCTGGGTGCTGATGGTCAGGGAATGAGTCGTGTGGCAACCATGGCGCAGAATTCCATTGTTGCGGCTGCTGGAAACATAGCCAGGTTTGTGAGTTGGTTTcaacttcctcctctttcttcattttttttatttctattttttacaTATATATCTCATTCTGTCTTCCCGCAGGACAATTGACCGGTCCGTCTTCAGACCCATTGTCCACATCGCTGTGATTGACAGATCTGAGTCTTCAGACTGTCATCTGCTTGCTGTCACTCATGCAGGTTAGACATTGGACCGGCAAACCAACCCAGGTAGcatatatatgttatatatatatatgtctctTCTCCAGGCGTGCGGCTTTACTTCAGCACCACTCCATTCGCCCCTCAACCCCAGAAGCACATGGCAGCTCGACCGAGCCTGTTGGCGTTGGTGCACGTCCGTCTGCCACCTGGTTTTTCTGCCTCCTCGACTCTACAGAAACCTGCAAAGGTTCATAAAGCACTACACAGCAAAGGTAAACCAGCTGCCCTTTAGTGCTCCCCTCGAGCCACACGGATGAAAATAATCCAGATCTTTGAATGATTTGTGTCACAGGTGTTCTTTTGATGGCGGCTTCTGAAACAGAAGACAGTGACATTCTGTGGTGTATCAATCATGACTCCTTTCCCTTCAAGAAACCTTTAATGGAGACTCAGGTCGGTATTAATGAACCAGGGCTTTGTTCCAACATGTGCTTCTCTAATACCGGATACGTCAtccctctgttctgttccagATGATGTCGAATGTGGATGGACATTCTTGGGCCCTCTGTGCTGTTAATGACGAGAGGCCGGCCAAGATCTTTACCCCCCTGAACAAAGAGCTGATCCCCGTCACCGATTCTCCGGTGGTGGTCCAGCAGCACAACATCCCTCCGCAGAAAtttgtcctcctctcagctaAGGTCAATATCGCTCTTTCCAGTTTGTGATGAGCAATCATGATGTTAAGTATATTTGACCCTTACTCTCTTGCAGGGAAGTCATATCTTTCAAAAACTACGGCCGGTTGACCAACtccgccacctgctggtgagctgCGCTGGAGGTGAAAGTGAAGAGATTGAACGCTTCTTTAAGCTGCACCGGGTATTTTTGCTGTTCATTCCTCCTTCCTTTTCATTGGTTTTACCCGTATAGTGCACGTATCGTATGAACTGTGAATATTCATTGTTAAGGAGGAGCAAGCTTGTGCCACTGCCCTGATCCTGGCGTGTTCCAATGCTGCTTGTGACAGAGAGGTTTCACAGTGGGCCACCAGGTCCTTTTTCAGGTGAGGGATAACACTGTTTAAAGCCACACAGCAGGTAACAGAACACCATACTGCACCAGCTCTTTGTCATGAAGACATGTTCTACTTCTGTAATACGACTgacttctctgctgctgttgatcagGTATGGAGGTGAAGCACAGATGAGATTTCCTGCAGCCATGACGTCTCCCGGCACAGTGGGACCCATTATGAGCTCCCCAGCACCAGGTAGAAGAAGAGCCTCTCATTTAAAGCGCTCCTAACATCTACCTTGCAACAGTGCCGTGGAACCCTTTCTCGttccttcctctgcaggtgtcctGCCCCCAGCTTTGGCGACACCTTTTGCACCAATGCATTCTGGGCCTGGCTCCATTGCTCCCATCACACCTGTGGCGGCTGGCCCGGAGGTTATCTTCTCAGGCAAACACAATGGCATCTGCATCTATTTTGCTCGCATTCTTGGGTAAATTGATACACTTTGTAAGAGGCTGAGCAAGTATTTAAAGTGACGGCGTCCATAGAAAATAACTCTTGTCTCCCTTTAATAGGAATATTTGGGATGGCAGTTTTGCTGTCGAGCAAACTATAACCAAGGGAAATCAGACATTCAGTATTGTAAGCATCTCACTGGAATCGTGTTTGTGGTGAATTCAATTGTGAATTGTGGTGTTTGTAACTCTGTTTTCGCTCTTTCCACAGTTGGAAAGCAGTGTTGGCTTGTGCGAGCTGGAATCAGTAATCCTGGAACTCGGTGGTTTGCGAGAGTTCCTTGATAAAAACTCTCAGTTCAGCCCGTCATCGCTCGGCGCTGCAAGGTCCGTTCTTGTTCCCTAGTTGTTAAAGTATCAAAGTATCATTTTGTGCTGCTTTGTCCCTGCCATATTTGCCAAAGAGCAGAAGTTTGCCGTCCCATCTGAATAACATCTGCACGTTCCCACCTAGTTTCAGCTCCCCCGCCAACTTGCAGCAAAGGCTGTTGGGATTTATGCGTCCTGATGGTGCCAACTctcagcaggtccagcaggagctccagaggaaATATCACAGTGAGTGATGACACGAGTTCATACAGTTGTTGATGTTGTGTAACACACTGATATCTTTCTTCTTGTCTGTGTCCAGCCAAGGCTCAGGTCTACGAGAAGGTGTCCCTGCAGGGCATCCAGCAGTTGGTGCATCGCTCCTACCAGACTTTGACTCTTTGGAGGCTCCTCTGTGAACATCAGTTCAGCCTCATCATGTCCGAGCTGCCAAAGGTACAGCGTTACGCCCGGATATGTGGCAAACCAGTCTGACCCCTCTGACCTTTTCCCCTTTGAATCGCAGGAGTTTCAGGAGCAGATGAAGGGAGTTGGTTTTAAGGACGTCGTGATCCGAGGCAAGGAACTGTCTGGAGCGCTGATCACAGCCCTCATTAATGTCTACATCAAAGATAAGGCCTCTGTGGATGCCATCAGCAACCACCTGCGGGACATCTGTCCCCTTCTGTACAG
The sequence above is drawn from the Takifugu rubripes chromosome 6, fTakRub1.2, whole genome shotgun sequence genome and encodes:
- the nup155 gene encoding nuclear pore complex protein Nup155 (The RefSeq protein has 1 substitution compared to this genomic sequence), encoding MPSSAGPNSPGAALAEALENSVRMIDRHLQDDRCFPDLSELLSIPSHNMPSVSGVSDMDYPLQGSGLLSVPNLPELNAVRRVPLPPELVEQFSHMQCNCMMGVFPEICRAWLTIDNDIFMWNYEDGGDVAYFDGLIETILAVGLVKPKQGILQPHIHYLLVLATSVDVVILGLSFPKGQAGLNDSMSGGMQLLPDPLFSIPTDNTYMVSITSTDLGRIFMAGKDGCLYEIAYQAEAGWLSQRCRKINHSKSSLSFLIPSVLQFSFSEDDPVVQIAIDNTRNTLFTRSEKGVLQVYDLGADGQGMSRVATMAQNSIVAAAGNIARTIDRSVFRPIVHIAVIDRSESSDCHLLAVTHAGVRLYFSTTPFAPQPQKHMAARPSLLALVHVRLPPGFSASSTLQKPAKVHKALHSKGVLLMAASETEDSDILWCINHDSFPFKKPLMETQMMSNVDGHSWALCAVNDERPAKIFTPLNKELIPITDSPVVVQQHNIPPQKFVLLSAKGSHIFQKLRPVDQLRHLLVSCAGGESEEIERFFKLHREEQACATALILACSNAACDREVSQWATRSFFRYGGEAQMRFPAAMTSPGTVGPIMSSPAPGVLPPALATPFAPMHSGPGSIAPITPVAAGPEVIFSGKHNGICIYFARILGNIWDGSFAVEQTITKGNQTFSILESSVGLCELESVILELGGLREFLDKNSQFSPSSLGAASFSSPANLQQRLLGFMRPDGANSQQVQQELQRKYHTKAQVYEKVSLQGIQQLVHRSYQTLTLWRLLCEHQFSLIMSELPKEFQEQMKGVGFKDVVIRGKELSGALITALINVYIKDKASVDAISNHLRDICPLLYSSDDSVCSKANELLQSSKQIQSKVDKERTLRESLQLYQQISQHTDLPLVCSQYRQVRFYEGVLELCLTAADKKDPQRLGPHFYKNGEPEDDRVGQQAFQERLLCYKCITDTMQELVNQSKAAPQSPSVPKQPGPPVMTSDPNMLSNEEAAAHFEQTLGLAQRSQDELFHIAMYNWLIQADLTDKLLEVNSPYLEEHLMHMIKQDQNKVHNMDLLWRYYEKSCSFGKAAHVLARLADMQSTEISLKQRLEYIARAILSAKSSSSISAQASDGEFLHELEEKMDLVRIQVQIQETLIRQYSHHPSVKNAVSQLDSELMDITKLYGEFADHFKLSECKLAIIHCGGHSDPILVQSLWQEIMEKELGDTVAMSAVDRMRSTSLKLVSLGKIYAGTPRYFPLEFLVRFLEQEVCRLNWDVGFVTSTMLEIGVQLPRLLEVYDQLFKTRDPCWQRLKKPLHLVECIHVLLLGYVEAPSRVPTYDRRRFTNVCLDNICGYLVELQSLSPNSALQHTIGNFKSLQAKLERLH
- the nup155 gene encoding nuclear pore complex protein Nup155 isoform X1 yields the protein MPSSAGPNSPGAALAEALENSVRMIDRHLQDDRCFPDLSELLSIPSHNMPSVSGVSDMDYPLQGSGLLSVPNLPELNAVRRVPLPPELVEQFSHMQCNCMMGVFPEICRAWLTIDNDIFMWNYEDGGDVAYFDGLIETILAVGLVKPKQGILQPHIHYLLVLATSVDVVILGLSFPKGQAGLNDSMSGGMQLLPDPLFSIPTDNTYMVSITSTDLGRIFMAGKDGCLYEIAYQAEAGWLSQRCRKINHSKSSLSFLIPSVLQFSFSEDDPVVQIAIDNTRNTLFTRSEKGVLQVYDLGADGQGMSRVATMAQNSIVAAAGNIARTIDRSVFRPIVHIAVIDRSESSDCHLLAVTHAGVRLYFSTTPFAPQPQKHMAARPSLLALVHVRLPPGFSASSTLQKPAKVHKALHSKGVLLMAASETEDSDILWCINHDSFPFKKPLMETQMMSNVDGHSWALCAVNDERPAKIFTPLNKELIPVTDSPVVVQQHNIPPQKFVLLSAKGSHIFQKLRPVDQLRHLLVSCAGGESEEIERFFKLHREEQACATALILACSNAACDREVSQWATRSFFRYGGEAQMRFPAAMTSPGTVGPIMSSPAPGVLPPALATPFAPMHSGPGSIAPITPVAAGPEVIFSGKHNGICIYFARILGNIWDGSFAVEQTITKGNQTFSILESSVGLCELESVILELGGLREFLDKNSQFSPSSLGAASFSSPANLQQRLLGFMRPDGANSQQVQQELQRKYHTKAQVYEKVSLQGIQQLVHRSYQTLTLWRLLCEHQFSLIMSELPKEFQEQMKGVGFKDVVIRGKELSGALITALINVYIKDKASVDAISNHLRDICPLLYSSDDSVCSKANELLQSSKQIQSKVDKERTLRESLQLYQQISQHTDLPLVCSQYRQVRFYEGVLELCLTAADKKDPQRLGPHFYKNGEPEDDRVGQQAFQERLLCYKCITDTMQELVNQSKAAPQSPSVPKQPGPPVMTSDPNMLSNEEAAAHFEQTLGLAQRSQDELFHIAMYNWLIQADLTDKLLEVNSPYLEEHLMHMIKQDQNKVHNMDLLWRYYEKSCSFGKAAHVLARLADMQSTEISLKQRLEYIARAILSAKSSSSISAQASDGEFLHELEEKMDLVRIQVQIQETLIRQYSHHPSVKNAVSQLDSELMDITKLYGEFADHFKLSECKLAIIHCGGHSDPILVQSLWQEIMEKELGDTVAMSAVDRMRSTSLKLVSLGKIYAGTPRYFPLEFLVRFLEQEVCRLNWDVGFVTSTMLEIGVQLPRLLEVYDQLFKTRDPCWQRLKKPLHLVECIHVLLLGYVEAPSRVPTYDRRRFTNVCLDNICGYLVELQSLSPNSALQHTIGNFKSLQAKLERLH